The genomic DNA CGCGGTTTTCGCTGCGGCGTTTGGAGCCGTCGCCACCGGTCATGAGCTGAAGATAATCGATTACAACCAGCGAGACGTCGCGCAGCCTTCGCAGCTTGCCCTTCATTTCGCCAATATGTATACCTGCTGTATCATCCAAATAAACAGGTAGCGGTGTCAGCCTTTGTGTGGCGACCGCAATTTTCTCCCAGTCCTCTAACGATATATTGCCACGATGCAAATTTTCTGAAGCGATAAGCCCCTCGGAGGAAATCAGGCGCTCCACGAGCTGCTCGTTACTCATTTCCAGCGAAAAAATAGCAACTCTGCGTTTTTGCTTCGCAACATTCAACGCAAGGTTTAACGCAAAAGCAGTTTTACCCATACCGGGACGAGCCGCCAATACTATAAGGTCGGATTTGTTCAAGCCCATAATAACGTTATCCAGCAGCGGGTATCCGGTTGGAATGCCGACATACTGTTCGCGGTCCTCACCGCTTAAACGCTGCAAACGATCATAGGTTCCCGCGATGACGTCCTTGATATGCGTAAAGCCGGAGGAATCTCGCCCCTGTCGCAGATCATATATTCCCTGCTCGGCCATATCCATGAGCAAGTTTGCGTCTGTATTGCCCTCGCGCGAAGCGCCGATAACCTGCTCAAAGGTAGAAATTAGGCTGCGCAAATAATATTTTTCCCGAACGATACGGGCATAGGCTTCTGCGTTACCGGCAGTGGGCACCACCTGCGCTAACTGCGTCAGATAAATTTTCGCATCCTGGTCGGTCGGGAAAACATCCTCCCGGCAGACCTGCTCTAAAATCGTAATAAAGTCTATCGTCTCAGAGGCGATAAACATCCGCATAATAATCGAAAAAATATCCCGGTGCTGTTGACGATAAAAACTTTCAGGTTTTAGGTATTTGAGCACCTCCGGTACGCACTGCGAATCGATGAGCACCGCGCCGAGCACCGACTGCTCCGCCTCAAGATTATAAGGAAGTTCCTGTGGCGTTGCGCCGAAATAGTTATCAAATTTATTCTCCACCCCAAGATCTCCTTTGCCTGAATCAATCTAAAAGCGCAATAGAAACTGACCGCTGGCAGTCAATAAACCGCAGCGATTATAATGGGCAATTGTACCTACTCACAAACAATAACTTTTGTTTTTGCCGCGATGCCCGCATGCAGCTTGACAATCGCTTCATACTCTCCGTAGGTCTTGATGTCCCCGTCGATCGAAACCTTTTTCTTATCAACCACCGTACCGAGCTGCTCGGTCATGGCATCTGCAATTTCCTTGGTAGTAACAGCGCCGAACAGCTTGCCGCCTACGCCCGCCTTTGCGTGTACCTTAACAGTCATGGCGTTGAGCTTCTTGGCCAGCGCCTCAGCATTCTGACGCTCAACCTCCGCGTGATGAGCTGCAGAATCCTGCTTGGCCTTCATTTCACCCACCGCCTGGGGGGTAGCGGGTTGCGCCAGCTTTTTAGGTAGCAAAAAGTTGCGAGCATACCCATCCGAAACCTCGCGAAGTTCTCCCTTTTTACCGGTTCCCTTAACATCCGCTAATAAAATTACCTTCATTTTAGTGTACCTCCAGCGTTTAAATTTAAACAGCAAGTTAGGCAATATGATTTTGCTGTGTGTAGTCCTCGATTGCTTCAAGTAGCTTTTGGCGCGCGTCCTCCATCGAAATGTCCGGAATCTGGGTCGCAGCCATAGTCTGATGTCCGCCGCCGCCGAGGGCCTCCATGATGACCTGAACGTTCATCTTACCCATTGAGCGTGCAGAAATTGATATGCCATCATCATATTCATAAAGTACAAACGATGCATCCACACCGCTGATATTTAACAGTTCATCAGCTGCCTGTGGCGCAACAAGCTTGATATTTTCACTCATTGCAGTCGCTGTGGCGATAGCGCAGCGGTGGTATATTTCTGCCGAGGAAACCACCCGCGCCCGCCGCTGGTAAAATTCCATCGACGAGGAAAATAACTTACGTACCTCAACAGTATCCGCACCCTGACGCCGCAAATAGGCCGCCGCCTCAAAAGTTCGCACACCGGTACGGATGACAAAATTTCGGGTGTCGAGCATAATGCCGGCCAAAAGCGCCTCCGCTTCCACACGGGTGATGCGATGCTTATCGCCGAAATACTGTATCAGTTCGGTCACCATTTCAGAAGCTGAGGACGCATAGGGTTCATGATAAAAAATAACCGCGTTGTCGATATAGCCCACCATGCGGCGGTGATGGTCGATGATGGCGACATTTTTACACGCGCGGTAAATCTCAGAAGATTCCAGCACGTGTTCAAGATGCGTGTCCACAATGATGAGCAGCGTGTTGGGGGTAATGGTATCCATAATGTCAAACGGGTTTAAGAAGCTATTTTCGTAGCCGTTCTTCTCTAAGCGCTCAATCAGTGTATTAACAAGGTTGCGCGAGCGATTAATGGCGATTACAGCCGGCTTACCCATCTGGCGAATCGGCCGCAACAGGCCGACCGCAGCACCCAGGCTGTCCAGATCTGCAAACTTGTGCCCCATAATAATAACATTGGAGCTTGAGTTGATCAGTTCGGCCAGCGCGGTTGCAACAATGCGAGTCTTGACCTTGGTGCGTTTTTCAATACCCTTAGAAACGCCGCCGTAAAAATCGTAGCCGCTAGGCGTCTTGACAGCGGCCTGATCACCGCCGCGGCCCTGCGCCATATCCAGCGCTTGACGCGCCGCTTGTTCGCCCTCGGGATATGAATCAACATTTCTTGCAACGCCAATCGACAGCGTCACCGGGATTTTATCCACACTTGAAAGCGCACGTACACGGTCGAGCAGCGCAAAGCGCTTTTCGACAATACCGGGCATGTGCCGCTCCTCGATAACCGCAAAAAACCGGTCGCGATCAGTCTTTATGACAAAGCCGTCGTGGTCACCGACAAACTGCTCAATAACATATTCGACCTGTGCCATCAGCTGAGAACGCTCATTTTCTTTGGCATCCTGTAGTGCTTCATCGAGACTGTCTATCATGATGGCCATCATCGAGGGGCGTGACGCCCAGTATTGTGCCGCGTCGCATTTTAAGTCAGTGTCGTCGCACAGGTAATAGACAAATAGCGAACGTCCGGCCTCCGATGTTAGATTTTTGCCGCTACCACGAGTGCTACGGGCCGAATAAACAGTGTAAGAACGATCTTTAAACTCAATAGAAAAACAGCCGTCCTCGCTGTCGATCTCGCCGAGAATTTCGCTAATAGGATGACCGTAGCGCTCACCCTCAGTAAACAGGTGCGTACGGCAGTAGTCATTATACCAAAGCAGCTCCCCCTTATCATCTGCCACCATAACCGGCATGGGCAGCGACACGAGCGTGTCGGTCTGCATTTTGCTGATTTCTTGACCAATCTGGGTGACAAAGCGATCGACCTCGCGGTCGGCTCGAAGCATGTAAATCAGTGCCAAACCAAGCGAAAGCAAAGAAATGGACACCACAGTATAAAAATAGGTAATATTAAAATACAACGCCGCCAGCGAAACCGCAGCCAGCTCAAACAGCATTAGATAAAAGACAGGCCGATAAAGCCTATTTTTTTGTCTCATCACATTCTCCTATGTCAAAAGTCTAAAACGTGGTTAACAGGTGACGTGCTGATTAATTATAACATCTTTGTTCTAAAATGGCAAAACAAAATCGGTCTGCCGAAAGTTGCTTTTTGGCAGACCGATTACTGTGCAATGCCGGACTACGGCACCTGTATTTCCTGTATAATTGGCAAAATCAGCGGCCGACGCTTGGTCTTATTATAGAGGAAGCCGCCGAGCTGATCTCGAACCGCCTGCTTAAGATTGGACCATTCCCTGCCGCCCTGTGCGTTGGTAGCTGTCGAGCTAAGCGCCTGCTTGCAAACCTGCTTGGCACTGTTTAGCAGCTCCTCAGATTCACGTACATATACAAATCCACGCGAGACGATATCCGGCCCGGAAATGACAGCGCCGGTCTTAGCATCAATCGCTGCAACAGCAATGATCAATCCCTCTTCAGCTAAGAGTCTGCGGTCGCGCAGCACGATGCTGCCTACATCACCGATGCCGCTTCCGTCGACCATGACGGCACCGGATTGCACCGTCGCCACAGCCTTGGCCGAATTCTCGGTCAACTCAATAACGCGGCCGGTTTCGCTGACGACGATATGATCGGGTTTAACACCCATCTCAATAGCCAACTCGCGATTTTTAACCAGATGCTTGTATTCACCGTGCACCGGAATAAAATACTTTGGCTTAATCAGTCCTAAAATGGTGCGAATTTCCTCACGGCAGGCGTGACCCGACACATGGATGCCCATGGTGCTTTCGTAGATCACTTCAGCGCCCAGCACCATAAGGTCATTGATGACCTTGCCGACCAGCTTTTCGTTTCCAGGAATCGGCGTGGCAGAGATGATGATGAAATCATGCCCTGTGACATTGATTTTACGGTGGTCACCACGCGCCATTCGGGTAAGCGCACTCATTGGCTCGCCCTGGCTGCCGGTGGTGATGATGACAACATTTTCATCCGGAATGCCGCGCATGTGGTCGACGTCGATAACCGTGTCCTTTGGCGCTTTAAGATAGCCCAGTTCCATGGCCTTTGCCGTTACATTCTCCATGCTGCGCCCGGAAACAACAACCTTACGGCCGTGACGCACAGCGGTATCAATGACCTGCTGGATGCGATGCACATTAGAAGAAAACGAAGCGACAATAATCCGGCGGTCCCCCGCCTTTTTAAACAACATCTCAAACGATTCGCCCACGCGGCGCTCGCTCGGCGTCATACCGGGGCGTTCAGCGTTGGTCGAGTCGGACATCAGCGCAAGCACACCGTGGCGACCCAGCTCGCCGAAGCGCGCAAGATCAATCATTTGGCCGTCAACCGGCGTGTAGTCGATTTTAAAGTCACCGGTATGCACAAGCGTGCCGGCGGGTGTAAAGATCGCAAAACCGCAGGCGTCCGGAATGGAATGGTTGACCGCGATGAACTCCACCGAAATGGCCCCCATCTTGACAACATCCCCCGCCTTTTGAACATTGAGCTTTGCGCTGTTCAGGATACCGGCTTCCTTGAGTTTGCCTTCCACCAGTCCAATGGTCAACCGCGCCGAATAAACGGGCACGTTAATCTCTTTTAACAAGTAGCTCAGGGCGCCGATATGGTCCTCATGACCGTGGGTCAAAAAGACGCCACGTACCTTTTCCTTGTTTTTGACCACATATGAGAAATCCGGAATCACAAGGTCGATACCCGGCATGTCATCATCCGGGAAAGCTAGACCGCAATCGATGATCACCATATCATTTTTGTATTCGATAGCCGTCATATTTTTACCGATTTCGCCCAGACCGCCAAGCGGAATAATGCGAACCGGGGTTTTATCCGCTGCATCCTTCTTTTGTCCACGGCGATTTTTTGGCTTTTTGGCCTCAACCGGCACAGTGGCAAGTGGCGCTGCTTCGTTTACCGTCTGCGCAACATCAGACTTTTTGGGTCTACCGCGTCGGCGGCTAGCGGGCTTTTGCGGTTGAGTCG from Oscillospiraceae bacterium MB24-C1 includes the following:
- a CDS encoding ribonuclease J gives rise to the protein MIPLGGLGEIGKNMTAIEYKNDMVIIDCGLAFPDDDMPGIDLVIPDFSYVVKNKEKVRGVFLTHGHEDHIGALSYLLKEINVPVYSARLTIGLVEGKLKEAGILNSAKLNVQKAGDVVKMGAISVEFIAVNHSIPDACGFAIFTPAGTLVHTGDFKIDYTPVDGQMIDLARFGELGRHGVLALMSDSTNAERPGMTPSERRVGESFEMLFKKAGDRRIIVASFSSNVHRIQQVIDTAVRHGRKVVVSGRSMENVTAKAMELGYLKAPKDTVIDVDHMRGIPDENVVIITTGSQGEPMSALTRMARGDHRKINVTGHDFIIISATPIPGNEKLVGKVINDLMVLGAEVIYESTMGIHVSGHACREEIRTILGLIKPKYFIPVHGEYKHLVKNRELAIEMGVKPDHIVVSETGRVIELTENSAKAVATVQSGAVMVDGSGIGDVGSIVLRDRRLLAEEGLIIAVAAIDAKTGAVISGPDIVSRGFVYVRESEELLNSAKQVCKQALSSTATNAQGGREWSNLKQAVRDQLGGFLYNKTKRRPLILPIIQEIQVP
- a CDS encoding DHH family phosphoesterase, producing the protein MRQKNRLYRPVFYLMLFELAAVSLAALYFNITYFYTVVSISLLSLGLALIYMLRADREVDRFVTQIGQEISKMQTDTLVSLPMPVMVADDKGELLWYNDYCRTHLFTEGERYGHPISEILGEIDSEDGCFSIEFKDRSYTVYSARSTRGSGKNLTSEAGRSLFVYYLCDDTDLKCDAAQYWASRPSMMAIMIDSLDEALQDAKENERSQLMAQVEYVIEQFVGDHDGFVIKTDRDRFFAVIEERHMPGIVEKRFALLDRVRALSSVDKIPVTLSIGVARNVDSYPEGEQAARQALDMAQGRGGDQAAVKTPSGYDFYGGVSKGIEKRTKVKTRIVATALAELINSSSNVIIMGHKFADLDSLGAAVGLLRPIRQMGKPAVIAINRSRNLVNTLIERLEKNGYENSFLNPFDIMDTITPNTLLIIVDTHLEHVLESSEIYRACKNVAIIDHHRRMVGYIDNAVIFYHEPYASSASEMVTELIQYFGDKHRITRVEAEALLAGIMLDTRNFVIRTGVRTFEAAAYLRRQGADTVEVRKLFSSSMEFYQRRARVVSSAEIYHRCAIATATAMSENIKLVAPQAADELLNISGVDASFVLYEYDDGISISARSMGKMNVQVIMEALGGGGHQTMAATQIPDISMEDARQKLLEAIEDYTQQNHIA
- the dnaB gene encoding replicative DNA helicase, whose protein sequence is MENKFDNYFGATPQELPYNLEAEQSVLGAVLIDSQCVPEVLKYLKPESFYRQQHRDIFSIIMRMFIASETIDFITILEQVCREDVFPTDQDAKIYLTQLAQVVPTAGNAEAYARIVREKYYLRSLISTFEQVIGASREGNTDANLLMDMAEQGIYDLRQGRDSSGFTHIKDVIAGTYDRLQRLSGEDREQYVGIPTGYPLLDNVIMGLNKSDLIVLAARPGMGKTAFALNLALNVAKQKRRVAIFSLEMSNEQLVERLISSEGLIASENLHRGNISLEDWEKIAVATQRLTPLPVYLDDTAGIHIGEMKGKLRRLRDVSLVVIDYLQLMTGGDGSKRRSENRVQEVSEMTRSLKIMAKEFNVPVIVLSQLSRGPETRTDRRPMLSDLRESGSIEQDADIVMMLYRAAYYAKDDPNVPQGEAECIVAKNRHGTTGSVKFGWDGAHTTFTTPELVRDEG
- the rplI gene encoding 50S ribosomal protein L9 codes for the protein MKVILLADVKGTGKKGELREVSDGYARNFLLPKKLAQPATPQAVGEMKAKQDSAAHHAEVERQNAEALAKKLNAMTVKVHAKAGVGGKLFGAVTTKEIADAMTEQLGTVVDKKKVSIDGDIKTYGEYEAIVKLHAGIAAKTKVIVCE